GCGCAACTGAAGGATATTCCCGATTCCAAGCGTGCAGCCCGTTTCGTGTGTGCCATGGCCTTGGTGATTCCTGCGTCGGGAGCCAGCAGCGAAACATATGAGCATGTTGAATATGGAATCATGAAGGGACGCATCAATCACACTCCGGTGGGGGAGCATGGTTTTGGGTATGATCCTATTTTCGTCCCCGATGATCAGCCGGGGCAGGCGCGTGCGGGCGAAAAAGACGAAAAGCTCACATCGGCGCAAATGTCGGCTCAGCAGAAGAACGCGATATCCCATCGCGGGCAGGCCATACGAAATATCGTCCCGTTCATCGATGACAAGCTGCTGAAATAAGGTCATAAGCCCAAAAGCTGCCGTAGTTGTTATTGTGATTGCGAGTTTTGCGGCAATTTCCAAGTATAAAAGTCGATTCGGGGCAAAATAAGGACCCTAAAAAGCCAAAAACCGTCATTGATACTTTGAAATTGCCGCAAAACTCGTAGTCTTGGTGAAAAATGCGGTCAATCAGACTGAAATGAACTCGTTCAGTATCGTTATCAGCATCAGTGAGAGGATTCCGGTGCTGGCGAGGGTGAAGCCAGCGAGCTTCGCGTTGCCAAGAACTCGAT
This Bifidobacterium sp. WK041_4_12 DNA region includes the following protein-coding sequences:
- the rdgB gene encoding RdgB/HAM1 family non-canonical purine NTP pyrophosphatase, which encodes MKLIVATHNEGKLVEIQSILKADLGSRSETVALVTAGSLGLPDPVETGTSFEENALLKARDVASRTGCPALADDSGLIVDFLGAAPGILSARWSGVHGNDEANLQLLLAQLKDIPDSKRAARFVCAMALVIPASGASSETYEHVEYGIMKGRINHTPVGEHGFGYDPIFVPDDQPGQARAGEKDEKLTSAQMSAQQKNAISHRGQAIRNIVPFIDDKLLK